A stretch of Chloracidobacterium validum DNA encodes these proteins:
- a CDS encoding NAD-dependent epimerase/dehydratase family protein, whose translation MRILLTGVCGFVGSVLAAKLREAIPGAVIIGLDNLVRPGSEVNRRRLRETGLRVVHGDIRLPSDLEGLPSCDWILDAAANPSVLAGVDGKTGARQLVEHNLVGTLNLLELARRWNAGFILLGTSRVYSIAALCALPLVGGPTRFIPDPTASVTGLTPEGITEDFSTSPPLSLYGSAKLASEVMALEYGAAFGFPVFVNRCGVMAGAEQFGKADQGIVSFWIRSYAARRPLRYIGFDGSGRQVRDCLHPADLAPLLIKQMRAGQSATVPRVVNVGGGAASAFSLAELSAWCADRFGAHPVLADLTPRPFDLGWLVLDATRAQIGYDWHPTYTREAIFSEIAEHALQHPEWLGLSED comes from the coding sequence ATGCGCATCTTGCTGACCGGCGTTTGTGGTTTTGTCGGGAGCGTCCTTGCGGCCAAGTTGCGCGAGGCCATCCCCGGGGCAGTTATCATCGGGCTGGACAACTTGGTTCGTCCGGGCAGCGAAGTGAACCGGCGCCGGCTGCGCGAGACCGGACTGCGCGTTGTTCACGGAGACATCCGCCTGCCAAGCGATCTGGAAGGACTACCGTCCTGCGACTGGATTCTTGACGCCGCCGCCAATCCAAGCGTTCTGGCGGGCGTGGACGGCAAGACCGGCGCGCGGCAACTCGTTGAACACAACCTCGTCGGAACGCTCAACCTGCTGGAACTCGCCCGCCGGTGGAACGCCGGTTTTATTTTGCTCGGCACGAGTCGGGTTTACTCCATTGCGGCCCTGTGCGCCCTCCCACTCGTGGGCGGCCCCACGCGCTTCATTCCTGACCCCACGGCCAGCGTCACCGGGCTGACCCCCGAAGGCATCACCGAAGATTTCTCAACCAGTCCGCCGCTGTCACTGTATGGAAGCGCCAAGCTGGCTTCCGAAGTGATGGCGCTGGAATACGGCGCGGCGTTTGGGTTTCCGGTCTTTGTCAATCGCTGCGGCGTGATGGCCGGCGCGGAGCAGTTTGGCAAAGCCGACCAAGGGATTGTGTCCTTTTGGATTCGCTCCTATGCGGCCCGGCGTCCGCTGCGTTACATCGGCTTTGACGGCAGCGGCCGCCAAGTGCGGGACTGCTTGCATCCGGCCGATCTGGCGCCACTGCTCATCAAGCAAATGCGCGCCGGACAGAGCGCCACAGTTCCCCGCGTCGTCAATGTTGGCGGTGGAGCGGCAAGCGCTTTTTCCCTGGCGGAACTCAGCGCCTGGTGCGCCGACCGCTTTGGCGCGCACCCGGTGCTGGCCGACCTCACGCCACGTCCGTTTGACCTCGGCTGGCTCGTGCTGGATGCAACCCGCGCCCAAATTGGCTATGATTGGCACCCGACGTACACCCGTGAAGCCATTTTTTCCGAGATTGCCGAGCATGCTCTACAGCATCCCGAATGGCTAGGCCTCTCTGAAGACTAG
- a CDS encoding glycosyltransferase family 2 protein, with amino-acid sequence MHAPDPTLPPLKLLSVVIPARDEAGCIRSTVEHLYVELRLNNIPHEIIVVDDGSTDATWDILQAARTDIPTLRPVQNPGEHGFGRAITFGFEQVSGDAVVIMMADESDDCRDVVRYWRELNQGYECIFGSRFIKGGGTIDYPPIKWVINRLANTFLRLLFGIRLNDTTNAFKAYRREVIEGCRPFLSPHFNLTVELPLKAIVRGYAWTVIPITWRNRRAGLAKLKIKEMGSRYFFICCYVWLEKYFSRGDYRRKRQPQPAPIAAVEVEKTLQHPEPH; translated from the coding sequence ATGCACGCGCCTGATCCCACGCTTCCACCACTCAAGTTGCTATCCGTCGTCATACCGGCGCGGGACGAGGCGGGGTGCATTCGCTCGACGGTCGAACACCTCTACGTCGAACTGCGGCTCAACAACATTCCGCACGAGATCATCGTCGTGGATGACGGCAGCACGGATGCAACCTGGGACATCCTTCAAGCAGCCCGCACCGACATCCCGACCCTGCGCCCGGTTCAGAACCCAGGCGAACACGGCTTTGGGCGCGCCATTACCTTTGGTTTTGAACAGGTCTCCGGCGACGCCGTGGTGATCATGATGGCAGATGAGTCGGATGATTGCCGTGATGTCGTGCGGTACTGGCGCGAACTCAACCAGGGCTACGAATGCATTTTTGGCAGCCGCTTCATCAAAGGGGGTGGCACAATTGACTATCCGCCGATCAAGTGGGTGATCAATCGCCTGGCCAATACGTTTCTGCGCCTGCTTTTCGGCATTCGACTCAACGATACCACCAATGCTTTCAAGGCCTACCGACGCGAAGTCATCGAAGGCTGCCGTCCCTTTTTGTCGCCGCATTTCAACTTGACCGTCGAACTGCCGCTCAAGGCCATCGTCCGGGGCTACGCCTGGACGGTCATCCCCATCACGTGGCGCAATCGCCGTGCGGGCTTGGCCAAGCTCAAAATCAAGGAGATGGGCAGCCGCTATTTCTTCATTTGCTGTTATGTCTGGCTGGAGAAGTACTTCAGTCGCGGCGACTACCGGCGCAAACGCCAGCCACAACCGGCACCAATCGCCGCCGTGGAGGTGGAAAAGACGCTCCAGCACCCCGAACCACACTGA
- a CDS encoding response regulator produces MKSASCPQKPYLGIGWATFVAGGLGFILNTFPVHLGNDLHLIFGVMLPLMAAMAFGPLWGLCAAVLAALATKLLWQHGLAIPFLAAEAFVVGWCVRRWRWNAVFADAAFWVVASPALYIVHVHSAFYPDGLGAGVALKYIVNGLLCATLADASLGIPAVSRLLARYGATFPDDTLAGRLTRLLTLVAVVPVCFLAIWYARAEYDRQLSEVKAELVAHGQSVVSVTGSQALEVRRSILDLADRLSEIPRERSALSREVVRFQTHHPVFETIIVTDAAGDIIVSHPMIPDAGLSIAGRTYVQSVLSTREPFISEGFQGNGHGSARYVAFSAPLLSPDGAAQGVVAGWVAVTTLESAIAAGVAHGDETPYVVVDRAGQILVTTQPDLFPPQARTSLAAVPTKERVIQFDLLTPPSKPTDSEQVSHFWMWQSVEPITQWRCYTLVPFSVIRGRAALVFIPVLLAIPFVLLAATWASRLTTRLVMYPLSQVTEAARALAASPDRLAAGQVDVVLDTQQLPVEIVHLTEAFHAMALKISETVAQLRSTNIELEIARQRLEDARDNLEKELARRTAEIERREKGRLQSQKLESLGQLAGGIAHNFNNLLTVVLSYSSLELGRRQPDDPICKSLNAIRRAAERGRDLVKQLMSYSRASDAMAAIEVSLQETARSVQGIADRLLGEEFELSVDLPNKEMTVKAVPQELEQVFLNLLLNARDAMPQGGRIAIEAALVTDASLETGGLWLPPTADLRQILTSQAVARVSVRDTGTGMTPEVMSRLCEPFFTTKPEGKGTGLGLSTVFGTVTSLGGSLRVESEVGKGAAFHVYLPVVDSSVSPRVSGASRLHFIRPSEQSPSVLVVEDELDVRQTVMDALTAAGFRVIGAQDGAEAWDVIQQRGGRFDLVISDVRMPNVNGIKLASSIREHYPAMPVLFISGYADQRDTGQHFAFEDNLLYKPFTTSEIVEKARSMLDKARSRTT; encoded by the coding sequence ATGAAGTCCGCCTCTTGTCCACAAAAACCGTACCTTGGCATCGGTTGGGCGACCTTTGTGGCCGGTGGTCTGGGGTTCATTCTCAATACGTTTCCCGTGCACCTAGGGAATGACCTACACCTGATCTTCGGCGTGATGCTCCCGCTGATGGCGGCGATGGCCTTTGGCCCGCTGTGGGGGTTGTGCGCCGCCGTGCTGGCGGCGCTGGCAACCAAACTACTCTGGCAACATGGCTTGGCGATTCCTTTCCTGGCGGCCGAGGCATTTGTGGTTGGGTGGTGCGTTCGGCGGTGGCGCTGGAACGCCGTGTTTGCCGACGCTGCCTTTTGGGTTGTGGCGTCGCCGGCGCTTTACATCGTCCACGTTCATTCAGCGTTTTACCCAGATGGTCTGGGGGCCGGGGTGGCGCTCAAGTACATCGTCAATGGACTGTTGTGCGCGACCTTGGCCGATGCAAGCCTGGGAATTCCGGCCGTGAGTCGCCTGCTGGCGCGGTACGGCGCTACCTTTCCGGATGACACGCTGGCCGGCCGGTTGACGCGCCTCCTGACACTGGTCGCCGTTGTACCAGTTTGCTTTTTGGCCATCTGGTATGCCCGCGCGGAATATGACCGGCAACTCAGTGAAGTGAAAGCAGAGTTGGTGGCTCATGGGCAATCGGTGGTCAGCGTCACCGGCAGCCAGGCTCTGGAAGTGCGGCGGTCCATCCTGGACTTAGCCGATCGCCTAAGCGAGATACCCCGCGAGCGTTCCGCGCTGTCGCGTGAAGTGGTTCGCTTTCAAACGCATCATCCGGTATTTGAGACGATCATCGTCACCGATGCTGCCGGAGACATCATCGTCAGTCATCCCATGATCCCAGACGCCGGGCTGAGTATTGCCGGCCGGACGTATGTCCAGTCCGTCTTGTCCACCCGCGAGCCTTTCATTTCGGAAGGTTTTCAGGGAAATGGCCACGGTTCGGCCCGGTATGTGGCTTTCAGCGCGCCGCTGTTATCGCCGGATGGAGCGGCACAGGGCGTCGTTGCAGGTTGGGTGGCAGTGACGACCTTGGAAAGCGCCATTGCGGCCGGTGTGGCGCATGGCGATGAAACACCATACGTCGTGGTGGATCGCGCCGGACAAATTCTCGTGACCACCCAGCCAGACCTTTTCCCACCGCAGGCCAGGACTTCACTTGCGGCCGTGCCGACGAAGGAGCGAGTAATTCAGTTTGATTTGCTTACCCCACCTTCCAAGCCCACCGACTCTGAACAAGTGAGCCACTTCTGGATGTGGCAGTCGGTTGAGCCGATCACCCAGTGGCGTTGTTACACGCTCGTTCCTTTTTCGGTTATCCGGGGGCGAGCAGCCCTGGTTTTCATACCGGTGTTGCTGGCGATTCCATTTGTGCTGTTGGCGGCAACTTGGGCGTCGCGGTTGACGACCCGTCTCGTGATGTATCCGCTCAGCCAAGTGACGGAGGCCGCGCGCGCACTAGCCGCGTCCCCGGATCGGTTGGCGGCCGGGCAGGTTGACGTTGTGTTGGATACGCAACAACTGCCTGTTGAAATTGTCCATCTGACGGAAGCGTTCCACGCCATGGCGCTGAAAATCAGCGAGACGGTGGCGCAACTGCGCTCCACGAACATTGAACTGGAGATCGCTCGCCAACGCCTGGAAGACGCGCGTGACAACCTGGAGAAAGAACTGGCGAGGCGAACTGCCGAGATTGAGCGCCGTGAGAAAGGACGTCTTCAGTCGCAAAAGCTGGAATCGTTGGGACAGCTTGCCGGGGGCATCGCGCACAATTTCAACAATCTTTTGACTGTGGTGCTGAGCTACAGCTCACTTGAACTAGGCCGGCGGCAGCCCGATGACCCAATCTGCAAATCACTCAATGCTATCCGGCGCGCGGCGGAACGTGGGCGCGACTTGGTCAAGCAGTTGATGTCGTACAGCCGCGCCAGCGACGCCATGGCAGCCATTGAAGTTTCCCTACAAGAAACCGCGCGCAGCGTGCAGGGCATTGCTGACCGGCTTTTAGGTGAGGAATTTGAACTGAGTGTGGACTTGCCGAACAAGGAGATGACGGTCAAGGCCGTGCCCCAGGAACTGGAGCAAGTGTTTCTCAACTTGCTGCTCAACGCCCGCGATGCGATGCCGCAGGGTGGGCGAATCGCCATCGAAGCCGCGCTGGTCACGGATGCATCCCTCGAAACCGGCGGCCTGTGGCTGCCACCCACTGCCGATCTAAGGCAAATCCTGACGAGCCAAGCCGTCGCTCGCGTTTCCGTGCGCGATACCGGAACCGGCATGACGCCGGAGGTCATGAGTCGGCTGTGCGAACCTTTTTTCACGACAAAGCCGGAAGGCAAGGGGACTGGGCTAGGACTTTCAACGGTTTTTGGCACGGTGACCTCCCTTGGCGGCAGCTTGCGGGTCGAAAGCGAAGTAGGGAAAGGAGCGGCCTTCCACGTGTACCTGCCGGTTGTGGATTCGTCTGTGTCACCGCGGGTTTCTGGGGCCTCACGCCTGCACTTTATCCGGCCCTCTGAGCAGTCGCCGAGCGTGCTGGTGGTAGAGGATGAGCTTGACGTCCGCCAGACGGTGATGGATGCGCTAACGGCGGCGGGATTTAGGGTGATCGGCGCACAGGACGGCGCTGAAGCCTGGGACGTCATTCAACAGCGAGGCGGACGATTCGACTTGGTGATCAGCGACGTGCGGATGCCCAACGTCAACGGGATCAAGCTCGCCTCATCCATCCGCGAACACTACCCTGCCATGCCGGTGCTGTTCATCTCCGGCTACGCCGACCAACGAGACACCGGACAGCACTTCGCCTTCGAGGACAACCTCCTTTACAAGCCATTTACGACGTCCGAAATCGTTGAGAAAGCAAGGTCCATGCTGGATAAGGCCCGTTCGCGGACGACCTAG
- a CDS encoding NAD-dependent epimerase/dehydratase family protein: MPTPVCLVTGSSGLIGSEVVVYFHARGFAVHGIDNNQRAVFFGPGGDTRWNQQRLVTSLRNFHHHELDIRDRVGVLDLVKTLRPSVIIHTAAQPSHDLAARMPFDDFDVNAVGTLNLLEAARQSCPEAPFIHMSTNKVYGDGPNHIPLVELETRWDYADPAYAQGIPETFSIDHTLHSLFGASKVAADVMVQEYGRYFGMPTVCLRGGCLTGPNHAGVELHGFLSYLVKCNLEGREYKIYGYKGKQVRDNIHAEDVAAFMYAFYERPQSGAVYNLGGGKDNACSILEAFQMVEAITGKSQRYSYVDQARIGDHICYYSDLRKMKTDYPHWGITQTLQLILLDIVRAWEERLQKT, encoded by the coding sequence GTGCCTACGCCAGTTTGCCTAGTCACCGGGTCGTCTGGGCTGATCGGTTCCGAGGTCGTGGTCTATTTCCACGCGCGCGGCTTTGCGGTGCACGGCATAGACAACAACCAACGCGCCGTGTTTTTTGGACCCGGCGGCGATACGCGGTGGAATCAGCAGCGCCTTGTCACGTCGCTGAGAAACTTTCACCACCACGAACTTGACATCCGCGACCGGGTTGGCGTGCTGGACTTGGTCAAGACACTGCGGCCGAGCGTCATCATCCACACTGCCGCCCAACCCTCGCACGACCTAGCGGCGCGAATGCCTTTCGACGACTTCGACGTGAACGCCGTCGGGACGCTCAACCTGCTGGAAGCCGCGCGGCAGTCCTGCCCGGAAGCGCCATTCATTCACATGTCCACGAACAAGGTCTATGGCGACGGACCCAATCATATCCCCCTGGTCGAGCTTGAAACGCGGTGGGACTATGCCGATCCGGCTTACGCGCAAGGCATCCCGGAAACCTTCTCGATTGACCACACCTTACATTCACTCTTTGGCGCGTCGAAGGTGGCGGCCGACGTGATGGTCCAGGAATATGGGCGGTACTTTGGGATGCCGACCGTGTGTTTGCGCGGCGGCTGCCTAACCGGCCCAAACCATGCCGGCGTCGAGCTGCATGGTTTTTTGAGTTATTTGGTCAAGTGCAACCTGGAAGGGCGGGAGTACAAAATCTATGGCTACAAGGGCAAGCAGGTGCGGGACAACATTCACGCCGAGGACGTGGCGGCTTTTATGTATGCTTTCTACGAACGGCCGCAGTCCGGCGCGGTGTACAACCTGGGCGGCGGAAAAGACAACGCTTGTTCAATCCTGGAAGCCTTTCAGATGGTCGAGGCGATTACCGGCAAATCACAGCGCTACAGCTACGTTGACCAAGCGCGGATAGGGGATCACATTTGTTACTACAGCGATCTCCGAAAGATGAAAACTGATTATCCACACTGGGGCATTACCCAAACCCTTCAGCTCATTTTGCTGGACATCGTGCGCGCTTGGGAAGAACGGCTTCAAAAAACGTAG
- a CDS encoding Uma2 family endonuclease produces MSAPVTLAPPHRLTVEAFLDYGEPDRRYELVRGIPVEMPPPAERHQVIIAALFHLFCRAIAERGLPYEVLQLGLQTEVDTVRIPDGLVYRKADGRGGSDERRSGVVWLEEETVVVAVEVVSANRRDDYVVKLEEYARRGIGEYVIVDVKQGQVVVHRHPVVADGVYGEVRVYRRGEAFVLEGLGGAAFEVGPLLDGKTAGELAREDVERLRAEAAARRDAEVRAEVERQAKLDAEARAEAERQAKLDAEARAEAEHQAKLDAEVRAEAERQAKEAERQARLEAEARAEAERQARAQLEAELARLRAQVQASPDNPPKL; encoded by the coding sequence ATGTCCGCACCCGTTACCCTTGCCCCACCCCACCGATTGACCGTCGAGGCATTCCTTGACTACGGTGAGCCAGACCGCCGCTACGAGCTGGTCCGAGGGATTCCGGTCGAGATGCCCCCGCCCGCCGAACGTCATCAAGTCATCATTGCTGCCTTGTTCCACCTGTTTTGTCGCGCCATTGCCGAGCGCGGGCTGCCCTACGAAGTTCTCCAGCTTGGGTTGCAGACCGAAGTGGATACGGTGCGGATACCGGACGGGCTGGTGTATCGGAAGGCAGACGGACGGGGTGGGAGCGATGAGCGGCGGAGTGGGGTGGTGTGGCTGGAGGAAGAGACGGTGGTGGTGGCGGTGGAAGTGGTGAGCGCGAATCGGCGGGACGACTACGTGGTGAAGTTGGAGGAGTATGCGCGGCGTGGGATTGGGGAGTATGTGATTGTGGACGTGAAGCAGGGGCAGGTTGTGGTGCATCGGCATCCGGTGGTGGCGGATGGGGTGTATGGGGAGGTCAGGGTCTATCGGCGTGGGGAGGCGTTTGTGTTGGAGGGGTTGGGTGGGGCGGCGTTTGAGGTTGGGCCGCTTCTGGATGGGAAGACGGCGGGCGAGTTGGCGCGGGAGGACGTGGAGCGGTTGCGGGCGGAGGCGGCGGCGCGGCGCGACGCCGAAGTCCGCGCCGAAGTTGAGCGCCAGGCGAAACTCGATGCTGAAGCCCGCGCCGAAGCTGAGCGCCAGGCGAAACTCGATGCTGAAGCCCGTGCCGAAGCTGAACACCAGGCGAAACTCGATGCCGAAGTCCGCGCTGAAGCCGAACGCCAAGCTAAAGAAGCCGAGCGTCAGGCGCGGCTTGAAGCTGAGGCTCGTGCCGAAGCCGAACGCCAAGCCCGCGCCCAACTCGAAGCCGAACTCGCCCGGCTGCGCGCCCAAGTCCAGGCATCGCCAGACAATCCACCCAAGCTTTGA
- the truA gene encoding tRNA pseudouridine(38-40) synthase TruA: MPMFQDGQPPPRRSQRLCYRLTLEYDGSRYAGWQEQREARTIAGELRRALCEALADPELDLGGAGRTDAGVHALGQVAHLRTTKTLDGETLRQRVNDLLPSDICVLDIEPAAPTFHARHDALARYYLYQIALRRMAFAKKYVWWVRDPLDVGRMRAAAEVLRGFHDFTAFSQKGPTDHSLTRDELARTESRLVDVHELTISLRPGLVVVRVGASHFLWRMVRRMVGALVAVGTGKLTVDDIQRLLNSRQPSEQISRLTAPASGLFLERVEYPREPVQREPVDIGTRLGLPAERDAQRRARKPEPNRLPRLPRKGHP; this comes from the coding sequence ATGCCGATGTTTCAAGATGGGCAACCACCGCCGCGCCGCAGCCAACGTCTGTGTTACCGCCTCACGCTGGAGTATGACGGCTCGCGCTACGCCGGTTGGCAGGAACAACGCGAGGCGCGCACCATTGCCGGCGAACTTCGCCGGGCCTTGTGCGAGGCACTGGCAGACCCGGAGCTTGACTTGGGCGGGGCCGGCCGAACCGACGCCGGTGTTCATGCCCTGGGGCAGGTCGCTCACCTCCGCACAACGAAAACCCTCGACGGAGAAACGCTTCGGCAGCGGGTCAATGACCTGCTGCCAAGCGACATTTGCGTTCTCGATATTGAGCCGGCCGCGCCTACCTTCCATGCCCGTCACGACGCGCTGGCGCGCTACTACCTGTACCAGATCGCCCTGCGGCGGATGGCTTTTGCCAAAAAGTATGTCTGGTGGGTGCGCGACCCGCTCGACGTGGGGCGCATGCGCGCGGCGGCGGAAGTCTTGCGTGGTTTTCATGACTTCACGGCTTTTTCGCAAAAAGGACCAACCGACCATAGCTTGACCCGCGATGAGCTTGCCCGCACCGAGTCAAGGCTGGTGGACGTCCACGAACTGACCATTTCATTACGTCCCGGCCTGGTGGTGGTCAGAGTCGGCGCCTCGCATTTTTTGTGGCGGATGGTGCGGCGGATGGTTGGTGCGCTGGTTGCGGTCGGGACTGGAAAGCTCACGGTGGATGACATCCAGCGCCTGTTGAATAGTCGACAACCGAGTGAACAAATCTCACGGTTGACCGCGCCGGCGTCGGGCCTGTTTCTCGAGCGCGTTGAGTATCCCCGCGAACCGGTTCAACGGGAGCCGGTGGATATTGGGACGCGACTTGGTCTGCCGGCCGAACGCGATGCCCAGAGGCGCGCACGCAAACCTGAACCAAACCGGCTGCCTCGTCTGCCGCGCAAAGGTCATCCCTGA